Part of the Pirellulales bacterium genome is shown below.
CTGACGGTGGCCGTGGACGATTTCGTCGGCACGCTCCAGGCCCGGAACCTCGACGTCCACGTGGCGCTGGTGACGTACGCCGAAACGTACACCTTCGGCACCTACTCGTCGACAGAAGCCTCGCTCGACGTGCAACTGACGTCGAACTACAGTCAGATCGACACGGGCATGAGCACCTGGGGGCAGCAGCCGCTGATCGGTGATACGAACATTCAGGCCGGCCTGGCACTGGCCCAGACGGAACTCACCGGGCCCCGCTCGCGGACTACGGCCGACCGAACGATCATCCTGTTCACCGACGGCGTGGCCACTTCGGGCAACACCGATATCGCCAGCTTGACGTTGAGCGACCGCACCAATTCACAAATTGTGACGCACGTGATCACCTTCGGCGGGGAGGCGGCGTCGGGCGCCGTGCAAACCGAGATGATGCAGGCGGCCGCGAACGGCAACGGAATGTTCTTCAATGCGCCGTCCGCGGCCGTGTTGCAGCAAGCGTTTCAAACCATCGCCGACAGCCTGCCGGCGGTGCTCATCAAATAGGAGTGCTCCATGGTCCGCCAACGGGCCGCTCGCGCTCGCCGTGGCGCGGCGGTGGTCGAATTGGCCTTTTGTCTTCCGATTCTGCTGACGGTCGTGTTCGCGATTCTGGAGTTTTCGCGCAACTTGCAATTGCAGCAGACCCTCCGCGAGGCGGCGTTTGAGGCCGCCCGTGCGGGAATTGCGCTCGACGCCTCGGCGTCGGACGTGACCGCCACCGCGACGAGCATCACCAATATCGCGGCGATCAAAAGTCCGACGATTACGGTCGCTCCCAATCCGCTGACGTACAGCAGCCCCACGATCAGCGTCACGGTATCGACCACACCAGCGGCCAACGGCTGGTTTCTCAAGTTTTTCAACTCCAGCAGCGTGATCTCGACGACGGTCACGCTGAATCGCGAAGTGCAATCGGTCTCGGTGCCCGGCTCAGGGAGTTGATCGCCTGACCGCTCCCTGGCCGGCTTTGGCCCAGCCACCGAGATCGCCACGTTCGGTCCGCGCCACGCAACAAGCGGTTGCCGGCAGACGCGTCAGCCGATCAAGCCGAAAACCGCGTCGACCAGCGACTCATACGCCCGACTGACCGCCTCAGCCGATTTGCCGGCCATCCCTTCGACGACGGCGACGATCTCGTCGATCGGCTCGCCGGTCACGGAGCCGGTCATTTCGCTGGCCGGCTCCGTTGGCAGGGCGGTACTCCATTCGGACGACGGACCCGCCAGAGGCGAGCTCGCCCGCGCGGAACCTTCCGCCGCAAAGCCG
Proteins encoded:
- a CDS encoding TadE family protein, which codes for MVRQRAARARRGAAVVELAFCLPILLTVVFAILEFSRNLQLQQTLREAAFEAARAGIALDASASDVTATATSITNIAAIKSPTITVAPNPLTYSSPTISVTVSTTPAANGWFLKFFNSSSVISTTVTLNREVQSVSVPGSGS